From the Zymoseptoria tritici IPO323 chromosome 2, whole genome shotgun sequence genome, the window GGCGTACTGGGGGAGCCCTGGCGTGTGACGACCGAACGATTTCTCTTATTACACCGCCGCCAACAGTCACGCCCTATGTCAAACTggacagcagcaacaacgcTCTCCGTAGTGCAAACTTGCAATCTGACAGGTGTGGTTCATAACAAGCACGAGATGAGTGCTAACTTCATGAAATATATACTCAAAAGCATGCCAAAACCTTTCTCCTTCAACGCCAGGCTAGAATGTCTCCCGTGCCTCTACAATGAACATCATAAAGGAAATGACGACCTGATCGTAAGCTTCTCCTAGAAACCAAGGGACACGTGCGACTTCCAGTTGGGATCCAGAGTCTCTTCCAGAGCCAGGACCTGTGAGATGTGTTAGCATGCCAGTCCTCGAACCATGTCAATCGATATATCAGACTCACCATTGCTGTCCTCGTCGGCAAGTAAACTTGCAGAAAGTTCTTCCGCCCGTTCCACTCAAAGTCCGTCGTGAAGTGCCTCGTGTCGTTTGCGATTCGCGCCAGGCCGCCGAAGTTCTCGTCATCCGTGTTTAGCACCACGCGATATGTGCCTGCGTGCTCGACACCGACACGGTAGTCCGTGAACGAGCTCGACGGGTGGAAGTTGAAGATCCATAACAGACCCGCGCGCTCAAACACGATGACCTTGTCACTCTCGTTCTTCAAGCTGATGTACGCTTGAGGAGAGTGCAGCCAGCCGTACTTGTTCTCGGTCCACTGCATTGCCTTGTCGAAGTCGTTGAGGTAGTGGTATCGCAGGAGGTTGTCCTCGACGAGATTGAACTGGCGACGAGCGTAGTGAaagctgttgttgttgcctTCGCGAGGGAAGTCGAGCCATTCGGGATGTCCAAActcgttgccctcgaagtTGAGGTACGCTTCACCGCCGAGAGCGTGTGTGATGAGGCGGATCATCTTGTGGAGAGCCATGCCACGCTCGATGACAGGTGTGAACTCAGATAGCTTTGACATGTTGGTGTACATTTGTGCGTCGCAGAGCCAGAAGAGGAGGGTCTTGTCGCCGACGAGAGCTTGGTCGTGAGACTCGGCGTAAGCAATGGTCTTCTCGCCATGTCTGCGGTTGGTCAAAGTGAAGCACAGAGCGCCCATATCCCAGTCGATGtcctgcttctccttcagCCACTTGATGTAGAGATCTGGTACTGCCATGGCGAGTCTGTAGTCGAATCCTATTCCGCCCAGACTCAGCTTGATGCACAATGCCGGCATTCCGCTCACGTCTTCCGCAATTGTGATACAATCCGGGTAGAGCGTGTGCAGCATCTCGTTCGCAAGCATGAGGTACACGACACCGTCCTCGTCAACGTTTGGCCCGAAGTACTCGTGGTAGCCGCCGCTGAAACCTGTGCCAATGCCGTGGTGAGTGTAGAGCATGCTCGTCACACCATCGAATCGGAAGCCATCAAAGCGGTACTCGTCCATCCAAAATCGCAAGTTGGAGAGAAGGAAGCGGAGGACCTCATGATGGCCGTAGTTGAAGAGTCTGCTGTCCCAAAGCTCGTGCTGTCCGCGGGCACCCTCATGGAAGTAGAGGTGATCGCTGCCGTCGAACTTGTTCAGACCGTCGAGCACGTTCTTGCTGGCGTGGGAATGCACCACATCGAGGAGCACGGTAATACCCATTCCGTGAGCGGTGTCAATCAACTCTTTGAGGTCATCTGGGTGACCGTAACGCGATgaagctgcgaagaaggagttGATCTGGTAGCCAAACGAAGCGTAGTACGCGTGCTCCATGATGGCCATGAGCTGGATGGTGTTGTATCCGAGATCGCGAATGCGTGGCAGAGTGTTTTGTGTGAACTCTTTGTAGGTAGCAACCTTGGGATCCGGGCTCGAGATACCCACGTGTGCCTCGTACACCCTCGCGCTGAGCGGCTTCGGTGGACGTGCG encodes:
- the MgGlgB1 gene encoding 1,4-alpha-glucan-branching enzyme (1,4-Alpha-Glycogen Branching Enzyme (Glycosyl Hydrolase Family 13)); this encodes MDKLNEASADSVMQKPANGQAANDGTGVVQLDPWLEPYTAALKSRFAKAQDWIKKIDKAEGGLEKFSRGYEKYGFTVADDHTITYREWAPFALRAFLIGDFNGWDRDSHEMQRDAFGVWEIKLPAVNGQPAIPHDSKIKISMVVPNDHARAERIPAWIKRVTQDLNVSPVYDARFWNPPQAYQFKNARPPKPLSARVYEAHVGISSPDPKVATYKEFTQNTLPRIRDLGYNTIQLMAIMEHAYYASFGYQINSFFAASSRYGHPDDLKELIDTAHGMGITVLLDVVHSHASKNVLDGLNKFDGSDHLYFHEGARGQHELWDSRLFNYGHHEVLRFLLSNLRFWMDEYRFDGFRFDGVTSMLYTHHGIGTGFSGGYHEYFGPNVDEDGVVYLMLANEMLHTLYPDCITIAEDVSGMPALCIKLSLGGIGFDYRLAMAVPDLYIKWLKEKQDIDWDMGALCFTLTNRRHGEKTIAYAESHDQALVGDKTLLFWLCDAQMYTNMSKLSEFTPVIERGMALHKMIRLITHALGGEAYLNFEGNEFGHPEWLDFPREGNNNSFHYARRQFNLVEDNLLRYHYLNDFDKAMQWTENKYGWLHSPQAYISLKNESDKVIVFERAGLLWIFNFHPSSSFTDYRVGVEHAGTYRVVLNTDDENFGGLARIANDTRHFTTDFEWNGRKNFLQVYLPTRTAMVLALEETLDPNWKSHVSLGF